From the Naumovozyma dairenensis CBS 421 chromosome 10, complete genome genome, the window aagtCGACTATGCATAGATGTGATATGTTCAAATGGTAAAccttcaaaaataaatcgtttatttcttaaagaGTTTGGAAACCCATATCCTAAGAAAgatactttgaaaaaagttgGAACCAATCTATCAATCAATTGTAAATCTGTATAGATTGTCGCGATTTGATCATGAACAAATGCTAACCCATTCAAATCATAATTGATTTCATCATACGCTTTAATTAAATCCTTATAAACGGATAATGCCTTCTCTAGTTTCAACCCTTTGGAGAAATTTCTTGCAGCTTCTTTGtataaatattctttccTTTCAAATGACGATTGTTCTGGCATAGGAGGATATTTGGAGGCTTCTAAAAAGTCGTTAGGTTCCCAAAGATATGTACTTGCCAATAATTCCAGACATAACCCAGCTTGAACGTAATCCTTTTTCATGACAAAATGAATATACAAATCATTAATCATCTTATGGAAAAGTTCAGGTCTGTTAGCATCTAACAAATAGCCAAAGATTTCAATATGACGGGCAGTTCTATCGTCATCAAATTCTTGTTGGGATGGAATCTTATACATTTCACTTATAATATGTAAGAAACCAAGCATTTcctttaagaaatttaaCACGAATGGATagattttattatttgttggaACATGGATCGTATAAAACAAACATGAAATAAATCGATTCAGTTCATAATCATCAACAAATAACTTCCCTATTTGATAAGCATTGTATAATTCTGGAATAAATAAGTTTAAAACAGGTTGAAATGATTCATATTCTAACCAGAAATTGATTGCTACACTCCAAATTATTTTGCAACTTATCTTTGTCGTAACTATATGTCGATGGAATGcgaaaatgaaaatatctCTCAATATATTGGGATAATCAGTAACTAATGATCTTTGATAGGAACTTATTTTGGATATACCATACAATTTAGAAACATCGATATTGTCATCCGTACAACCTAATGCATCCCAACAGGTGTTGAGTAATTCAGCAGATAAGTTCTTCAAGTTCCCGGTCAGTAAATAAGAGGCCTTTCTTGGTATAATAGCTAGTTTGATCCAAGTTAAGACTTTATGGTttgatatcattaatagGCACTTAAAATATTCTGCCCAGATCGACATGTTTATTTCAATCGATTCACCaccttcttttttttgcGATTCTGCAATGGTAATAGGACTATTATGTTTGATCATGAAATCTTGACATAGCATCAACATATGTAATGAAGATCTTGCAAATAATGCGGTAACACCTAACCATTTATCATTGGGGAAGAAATCACCTTCAAATAGCACATTAATCGTTTGAATAATGATAGAGACGGTATCAATGGATACTTCCttcaaataaaacataGTTTGAAATTGAGTATCATTTTGacattcttcaataatcGAGCTGAAAGATGCTTCGGAACCATATAAAGTGGAGCTGATTTTACAAATTTCACATATAATAGTGGATAATTCTAAAAGCAGTTCAGAAACAATCTCATGGTTCACAATGGAATCGATAGGTAATTTGGGGAATGGGACCTGTGTTGGAAAAAGTCTTGTAAAGATTCTACTTGACTTGAAATTGTCTGCCTTCttataatctttccaaGTCGATATAAATAATTGGCAGTACATTGGTAgtaattttattatgtttttcaatactctttcatttttaatattttcaattagTTTTATGGTCACACTATTCGCTAATCTAATAGAAATTTCCGctaaatcttcatcattgtcCAATAAATACGGTTGTAATGGAAGTTCAAGACACCTTGAAAGGAAGTCTGACTGTAACTGTGTCGTATGGGCCTCCTCCGTAAAAAGGAAGGAGTtgattttatcattatctaaAATTCTCCTCAATAATAGAAATTTGGTtgttaaatattctttatcattcatagttattttctttgttgcAAAACTCAGTTCATTTTCCTTCTCCTGGCaactattaaataaatcttcAGTAAATTTGATCAATTCTTCTGCTGTATAATATGTATCTAGGGTATTCAGCCATATATCGTAAGCTTTTAGGAAAGATATTTGATGAATAAAATCCGATTCTTCAGTTGATTTCAACATATCACAAATAGTAGTAAAAAAGTCCTCGAATGCAGTTTTCCACTGTGGTTCAATACCATTGGATGAAATGAcagaaattaataaaagatGCGTTGATACTTGattatattcatcatcGCGCGAATGTAATAATTCCTTATCTTGTTTAACTAATTTGGTCAgatgatttaatatttttggaCCTAATTTAGGTAAAGAATTGTCATTTCGTACATTCCCCATTTTCACAAATTCGTTAAATTTAACTTTGCAAATTTCGTTAGATACTAACGTAATATCGATAAATTGAACGTATGATAGGAACATTTTGTCAATAAACTCGGAGttaatattatcttcaGTGCTAGTAATAAACAATAATTCTAAATAGATTGGtaatattatatcaaaATGAACAGCCAATTCATCTATGCTAACtttgtttaatttttgaacaaCTGTCAAAACAttcttattgaaatttggtTCGGATGAATCATGATtagatattatattcatgAACTCCTTAACGGTTGGATCAAGACTATATTTAACTCCTTCATATTTGGTTTTCAAATCTAAGTGAATTAGTGGTTTTCCAAGCGATGAAGTCAGTTCAAAAGTAGTATTTTTACCATATTCCactatattattatccttttttatatatatatttgatttcgCCATCAAATAACCATTCAAATAAACCAATAATCTCAAAGTTTCGTCTTTGGACATTGATTCGAGGCCATGAATTAGGATTGTTTCGCCTATAGTCTCAGATGGATGAACTGAAACGAATTCCCATGATTTAAGTAAATTACCGTATGAATGTTTACTAAATTTAACATTCTCATTCCTGCTCGATATATGAActgatatatttttgatattggtttttttattttctaaacCGACTAAGGATACTTTTCCCAAAGtcaaagatattttttcGATAGGCCTAAAGATATTATCATAAAATTTTGTAGATATTGTTTTAATGGCACTCTGCATTGGAGCACTCTGGTTGTTCGGTAGGAAAGGTACGCTGGAGGcatcttctaatttgtTAATATAGgttttatcttcttcagatATGTGGTCAGCCAAGAATTCCTTTACAGTCACCGAAATTGAAATGGCTCTAGGATTAACTACAATATCAGTTGGAGAATCATGCAATATTTGGTCAATAATGCCACCCCATCCTAAATTCGTTGACTTAACACGAGGGGTCTTAGATGAGAAGGATGACGATTCCGAATATCTTGTTCCGAATAACcgaatattaaaatttctTGACGATTTTGATGATGTTATTGTCCTTCGATTTTCGAATACAGCAGATATATCAGCAACACCAGCAGCGATACCAAACTTAACTTGCGAAATCGTATCTTCTGTTTCTGACTTAAATGGTACGAACGGTGGCTTGAAATTGATGTTTTGTTTGTCTCTTGGTATTATTGGTACTGTTTCAGTTAATATTATCGcaatataaattttttctctttcaacTAAAGAAGtggaaatatttttgaaaaggaCAGCTGAAATATTGTCCAAAGACAAAATATTCTCGGAATTTATATCTACAATAAATGATTCGGttaatatttcattttttgttctCAAATGGACGTAAGCTACCATGTTTTCGAATTTTGGATTGGGCATTGATGGATCACTTGTGACATCATTAAAATCTACTAGGATATGGGATTGAGTTTCACGAAATAATTTATTCGGTTGTATAGTACTTTGTAAGatattgaatgatgaaacaGGAAAAGTATTTGTTAACCCACTAAGCATAGTACTTAGAACTAGCGTTTGACAATCTGAACTTTCATAATCTAGTAATTCACCTGTATTTATATCACGAGCAAAAATTGCCTCAAAAGCATAAGGATCTTGATCGATATTTGTTGGCGCTACACTTGCTAATGATCTGATGTTCGGTACAGTACTTCCAGTTTCATTGTAAAATTTGTCTGATTTCCCCTTGGATGCTATATATTTTGCAATACGACCCAGTAGGCAACTTGCTgttctaataattttaatcCTTTCTGACGCTGTGATTAGGGAATATTGTAACCTCAGCCTAAtattatctaattcatagtataaatcttttaaattttcataGATTTTGAATTCTCCTGCAGAATACATTGCATAGATAtgtgaagataataatgatagtaCGGGcccaatttcttcaataaatggTCTTTTCTGATACCTAAAAAATGGGAAACCAGGTCTTGACGGCTTTCTTGATCCATTTGACggtgaagatgatttcGATGTAGATCTTGACAAATTCGTACCTGTCGTTGCGGAAGTTAATTCGGAAGATTTCACTTTGGATAAGCTTTCAAACAAGGAGGATGTGGTACATTGGTCACTAATAACTGTATCGAAATCATGTAGTTCtggtaatttgaaaaatggcATTTTTGTCACAATTGACGTTCTATTAATATTACAATACCTAGTTGGGAAAACGACGATTCTCGGTTTTATATCGGGTAATTTGTCAACCAACGAAGACATTATAGCTATAAACTCGTCAGGCAATGGCCTTGAACATAAATAAGCTCTACACCATTTTTGATCTGTGGTCTCTTCGAAGATATAAACTTCACCGCCAGGGTAAAGATTGGAATATTCTGCGTTATGATAAACCAATTCTGGATATTTTTGTAATGGTAAAAAGGGTTTAATCATTATTCCATAGAATAACCTAGCAGTGGGTTGCCAGTACTTCTCGTTTGATGATGGGGATGACGACTCATCCTTTTTAACTTCAGACATATTGTGTAGACTTCCTTTTTATTCCAGTACGGATCAATTGCAAGGGAAAGCAGCAATTCGATCGACGAAGCTAGATGCGACTATTGAAGGTTCAATGATATAGGAACTATAATAAATACTATATGTATCGCCCAACCTTCCTGGAGCGTATTCAAGGAAACAGTTTTTATATTAACAATATGTGCCAAGATCGTAATCTTTTCCATTTGAAGATTTCTatgttgatttttcaaagttcattatttttcactcAACTAAGAAAACACGCATAGTGATGGATCTCCTAATAAGGAACAGTACAGACAAACAGACAGACAGATACAACGTTGAATTCTatgtaaaaataatgatgacaGTCATGGAATATGGTCCAGCATAAGATATAAAAACATTTATATAAAGATTGGAGGGTATCCTATAGTCATGGCCCATAGAAGACATAAAGAGATATAAATACGTAGAAGTATAAAAAATTCCCGTAAAAAAGCTAATTGATAAACAAATCTTGTTGGACAATATAATCTGTTAGCAATATAGCAACAacttattattttaaaCAAATTTGTAACTACAACCTTATCACTCTTTCCGACTTTATTACTACCATAAAGTCCAAGTTTGGGGGTTCGGGGTTTATGGGACATCGGtttaataaacaaaaaggGTCTTTTTCGGGA encodes:
- the DCK1 gene encoding guanine nucleotide exchange factor DCK1 (similar to Saccharomyces cerevisiae YLR422W; ancestral locus Anc_4.296), which gives rise to MSEVKKDESSSPSSNEKYWQPTARLFYGIMIKPFLPLQKYPELVYHNAEYSNLYPGGEVYIFEETTDQKWCRAYLCSRPLPDEFIAIMSSLVDKLPDIKPRIVVFPTRYCNINRTSIVTKMPFFKLPELHDFDTVISDQCTTSSLFESLSKVKSSELTSATTGTNLSRSTSKSSSPSNGSRKPSRPGFPFFRYQKRPFIEEIGPVLSLLSSHIYAMYSAGEFKIYENLKDLYYELDNIRLRLQYSLITASERIKIIRTASCLLGRIAKYIASKGKSDKFYNETGSTVPNIRSLASVAPTNIDQDPYAFEAIFARDINTGELLDYESSDCQTLVLSTMLSGLTNTFPVSSFNILQSTIQPNKLFRETQSHILVDFNDVTSDPSMPNPKFENMVAYVHLRTKNEILTESFIVDINSENILSLDNISAVLFKNISTSLVEREKIYIAIILTETVPIIPRDKQNINFKPPFVPFKSETEDTISQVKFGIAAGVADISAVFENRRTITSSKSSRNFNIRLFGTRYSESSSFSSKTPRVKSTNLGWGGIIDQILHDSPTDIVVNPRAISISVTVKEFLADHISEEDKTYINKLEDASSVPFLPNNQSAPMQSAIKTISTKFYDNIFRPIEKISLTLGKVSLVGLENKKTNIKNISVHISSRNENVKFSKHSYGNLLKSWEFVSVHPSETIGETILIHGLESMSKDETLRLLVYLNGYLMAKSNIYIKKDNNIVEYGKNTTFELTSSLGKPLIHLDLKTKYEGVKYSLDPTVKEFMNIISNHDSSEPNFNKNVLTVVQKLNKVSIDELAVHFDIILPIYLELLFITSTEDNINSEFIDKMFLSYVQFIDITLVSNEICKVKFNEFVKMGNVRNDNSLPKLGPKILNHLTKLVKQDKELLHSRDDEYNQVSTHLLLISVISSNGIEPQWKTAFEDFFTTICDMLKSTEESDFIHQISFLKAYDIWLNTLDTYYTAEELIKFTEDLFNSCQEKENELSFATKKITMNDKEYLTTKFLLLRRILDNDKINSFLFTEEAHTTQLQSDFLSRCLELPLQPYLLDNDEDLAEISIRLANSVTIKLIENIKNERVLKNIIKLLPMYCQLFISTWKDYKKADNFKSSRIFTRLFPTQVPFPKLPIDSIVNHEIVSELLLELSTIICEICKISSTLYGSEASFSSIIEECQNDTQFQTMFYLKEVSIDTVSIIIQTINVLFEGDFFPNDKWLGVTALFARSSLHMLMLCQDFMIKHNSPITIAESQKKEGGESIEINMSIWAEYFKCLLMISNHKVLTWIKLAIIPRKASYLLTGNLKNLSAELLNTCWDALGCTDDNIDVSKLYGISKISSYQRSLVTDYPNILRDIFIFAFHRHIVTTKISCKIIWSVAINFWLEYESFQPVLNLFIPELYNAYQIGKLFVDDYELNRFISCLFYTIHVPTNNKIYPFVLNFLKEMLGFLHIISEMYKIPSQQEFDDDRTARHIEIFGYLLDANRPELFHKMINDLYIHFVMKKDYVQAGLCLELLASTYLWEPNDFLEASKYPPMPEQSSFERKEYLYKEAARNFSKGLKLEKALSVYKDLIKAYDEINYDLNGLAFVHDQIATIYTDLQLIDRLVPTFFKVSFLGYGFPNSLRNKRFIFEGLPFEHITSMHSRLLKIYHGSTIVQTQEEADQLLLNPPMGKYIHVNIAEPKLAISEEYTNSNKNGLNNKIRMYIENRDLNTFINSRRLPGSTSVTDLWVVEYTYETISTFPTLMNRSEIRHLEKKKLSPLENAMRSLQMKIQELNGLENMCYKTIKEMMDSSELFNELSRNLMGTISAPINGGIAQYKEFLKPPVVSNYSQQEVNKLTMAFDELAISLSRCLVLHLHLLPCNQYKNSHSVLVELFEQNFKEEVERNHIKVNNMTLEMLTRTLSRRSSERSLMKKQVFSSWDSSSNNTGTFPEPSINSMDSLSQNSNILSTYLSKTSRSSSHSLGNSNLNVASNVSQSQGMSTLSSWQSSNLGTDMNTHYHPHLG